Proteins from a genomic interval of Sulfurimonas sp. HSL3-2:
- a CDS encoding MFS transporter → MKQYLELLKNEYVLRRLSTIQLISYFGAWFSNVAIYTLLIEMNVSAGVIALVAALHFLPGVLQAPLSGTLIDRLDPKKLMLTLLSIEIISTLSLLLVTDVSLLWLLYIIIFIRMGAASFYFTAEMSLLPRILKHDVLKQANEIHSIIWSFSYTVGMAVSGFVVFALGVKTAFILDALLFFTGFLLLFNVQIEVIVTKSNESLIKMMRKTFTYLKENRHVLHLMLVHSLVGLTSFDAIVALMVDKYYSAVIATALALGLMHSSRAVGLVFGPMFLGKWINDKRLFYLFIFQGSALLIWSYVMEYFYLSLLASVLVGFFTTTLWSYSYTLIQHKTDKEYYGRIVAYNDMIFLTVASITSLLTGELAKIGVPLQSIIIYMAVAFFMSSLYYFWIYKKYMKE, encoded by the coding sequence GACGTTTGTCGACCATACAGCTTATCTCCTATTTCGGTGCTTGGTTTAGTAATGTCGCAATATATACTTTGCTTATAGAGATGAACGTATCGGCAGGCGTCATCGCACTGGTAGCTGCACTTCACTTTTTGCCCGGTGTCTTACAGGCGCCTCTGAGCGGGACACTTATAGACAGACTTGACCCCAAAAAGCTTATGCTCACACTTTTATCGATCGAGATCATCTCCACATTGTCTCTTTTGCTGGTAACCGATGTCTCTTTATTATGGCTTTTGTATATCATCATATTCATAAGGATGGGAGCTGCAAGTTTTTATTTTACTGCGGAGATGTCGCTTCTGCCTAGAATACTGAAACATGATGTACTCAAACAGGCAAACGAAATACACTCGATCATCTGGTCTTTTTCATATACGGTCGGGATGGCAGTCAGCGGATTTGTAGTATTTGCACTCGGCGTTAAAACGGCCTTCATTTTGGATGCACTTTTATTCTTTACAGGTTTTTTACTTCTTTTCAATGTTCAAATAGAAGTGATCGTCACAAAGTCCAATGAATCACTCATCAAGATGATGAGAAAGACATTTACATATCTAAAAGAGAACAGACATGTTCTGCATCTTATGCTTGTCCATTCTCTCGTGGGGCTTACATCTTTTGATGCAATAGTCGCACTTATGGTAGATAAATACTATTCAGCCGTAATCGCTACGGCATTGGCACTTGGTCTTATGCACTCTTCAAGAGCTGTCGGTCTTGTTTTTGGTCCGATGTTTTTAGGAAAGTGGATAAACGACAAAAGACTGTTTTATCTGTTTATATTTCAGGGGAGTGCACTGCTTATCTGGTCATACGTGATGGAGTACTTTTATCTTTCACTGCTTGCATCGGTATTGGTGGGCTTTTTTACGACGACACTCTGGTCATATAGTTATACGCTGATACAACATAAGACAGATAAAGAGTACTATGGTCGTATAGTAGCATACAACGATATGATATTTTTGACAGTTGCATCGATAACTTCTCTTTTAACCGGAGAATTGGCTAAAATTGGGGTTCCATTACAAAGTATAATAATCTATATGGCAGTAGCCTTTTTTATGAGTTCACTCTACTATTTCTGGATCTATAAAAAATATATGAAGGAGTAA